A window from Fragaria vesca subsp. vesca linkage group LG5, FraVesHawaii_1.0, whole genome shotgun sequence encodes these proteins:
- the LOC101311768 gene encoding cytochrome P450 98A2-like translates to MALVMLPMSIILLFLAYKLYNKLRFKLPPGPYPLPVIGNLFAMGAVKFRCFSEWSQVYGPIMSVWFGSHLHVVVSNPELAKQVLKDNDEQLANRHRNWTYSRLSRNGEGLIWADYSPHYTKLRNVCVLELFSTKSLETYRHIREDEVRVMVKSLFKDCTSACDSGRGLVIRRYLVAVAFNNITRLLFGKRFENEEGVLNEQGKEFVGNLTKKSEGGTFLAVVQEIWWLTWVLWPQRIALTKMRAEEDDLKRAIMEDHIGKGEEKHFLGALLSIQEKYDLTQDDIGGLLWGQVSAGLDTVAISAEWAMAEMIKNPRVLRKAQEELDRVIGLERPMTEADISNLPYLKCVAKEALRLHPPTPLMLPHRASANVKIGGYDIPKGTAVHVNVWAIGRDSNVWEDPQSFRPERFIETKEHGFGYLPFGAGKRTCPAAQVATNLVILMLGNLLHSFAWSLPEGVPSKEIDMSESPGLVCYMKTPLIAVPQLRLPEHSYKHML, encoded by the coding sequence ATGGCTCTTGTTATGTTGCCCATGTCAATAATTCTGTTATTCCTTGCTTACAAACTCTATAACAAGCTAAGGTTCAAGCTTCCTCCTGGGCCTTACCCATTGCCGGTAATCGGAAACCTTTTCGCCATGGGTGCCGTTAAATTTCGGTGTTTTTCCGAGTGGTCACAAGTTTATGGTCCAATCATGTCTGTGTGGTTTGGTTCACATTTGCATGTAGTAGTGTCAAACCCAGAGTTGGCAAAGCAAGTGCTCAAAGACAATGATGAGCAGTTAGCAAATAGGCACAGGAATTGGACATATTCTAGACTCAGCAGAAATGGCGAGGGTCTTATATGGGCTGATTATAGTCCTCACTACACAAAGCTTAGAAATGTTTGTGTGCTTGAGCTTTTCTCTACCAAGAGCCTTGAGACTTATAGACACATTAGGGAAGATGAAGTTAGAGTCATGGTCAAGTCACTTTTCAAAGATTGCACTAGTGCTTGTGACTCTGGAAGAGGCTTAGTGATCAGAAGGTATTTGGTAGCTGTGGCATTCAACAACATCACACGGCTACTGTTCGGAAAGCGGTTCGAGAATGAAGAGGGTGTGCTAAACGAGCAAGGGAAGGAGTTCGTGGGAAATCTGACTAAAAAATCAGAGGGTGGGACATTTCTTGCTGTTGTTCAAGAGATTTGGTGGCTTACTTGGGTTTTGTGGCCTCAACGTATAGCACTTACTAAAATGAGGGCAGAGGAAGACGATCTAAAACGAGCAATCATGGAGGATCACATAGGGAAGGGGGAAGAGAAACATTTTTTGGGCGCATTGCTAAGTATTCAAGAGAAATATGATCTCACCCAGGATGATATTGGAGGATTACTTTGGGGACAGGTCAGTGCTGGCTTGGATACAGTTGCAATATCAGCAGAATGGGCCATGGCAGAGATGATCAAGAACCCGAGGGTGCTGCGAAAGGCGCAAGAGGAGCTTGACCGTGTAATAGGGCTGGAACGGCCAATGACGGAGGCTGATATTTCAAACCTTCCATACCTGAAATGTGTTGCCAAAGAGGCACTGAGGCTTCACCCTCCAACCCCATTGATGCTGCCTCACAGAGCCAGTGCCAATGTTAAGATTGGTGGCTATGACATTCCTAAGGGAACTGCTGTTCATGTAAACGTCTGGGCCATCGGGCGGGACTCAAATGTGTGGGAAGACCCACAGAGTTTCCGACCTGAGAGGTTCATCGAGACAAAGGAGCATGGTTTTGGGTATCTGCCATTTGGTGCAGGAAAGCGTACGTGCCCAGCAGCACAAGTAGCCACCAACTTGGTCATACTGATGTTGGGAAACCTTTTGCATAGCTTTGCTTGGAGCTTGCCCGAAGGCGTCCCGTCAAAGGAGATTGACATGTCAGAGAGCCCAGGATTGGTCTGCTATATGAAGACTCCTCTGATAGCAGTCCCTCAATTGAGATTGCCAGAGCACTCTTACAAGCATATGCTTTGA